CACACAGCAGAAAGTGCTGTCTACATTGCATACCTCTTTTGTCTTCAGTTGACTCTGCAGGGCATAAGAAAGTCTTGTGAGTTCCCGGACTTTAGTGTCAAGTTCTTCACTAGAGAAAGTTAATTCATTTATTCGAGTTTCAAGATTGTTGATAAATGCCTGCTCGGcctcctctttctttttttcctTCTCCTTCTGACGTGAAACTTCATAAGCTAGAATTGCAACAGCAATTCCAAAAATAACACCTTCCCCTACCATagtaaaaaataagaaaaatataaaTGTTTCCTTTCAAATGTCAGTGTTAATATTTGTTGAACAACATTTTAAATGGCATTCACTGTGCTAGTTCAAATACAATAATATCAAAAACTGTTTTTACAAATATATATTCTGAAGAAAAATATCTACAGTACTTCAATTTTTATGAACCTAATAACTACAATAATGTAAAGAATCCTTAAGTACATTTTCTAAACAACATAAGCCATTCTTACCTAGTAAATTTGCCCCAAGTTCAATGGCAGCCTCTTCGCTTAACCTGGGTATCGTGCTACTCTGTCCAGTCCGACCAAGATTCATCACATACATTTTCATACGAACTTCACACCAATGATAAACTGCAAGAAACATATTACTTTTAAACACTACTATTACATAATAAATTATGTATTCTAGTAATGTGAAACCTGTCATTTACATAAAATGTTAATAAATGTAAATACATTTAAAAGTCATAACAGCTAAAGGGCTGCATGATCTCAGTACTGTACTGAAGCTGATGGTTTCAGGGTTATAAAGGAGAGAAGGGCCACTGTGCAACTCAGTGAGCAACAAAACAAATCATATTCCTTGAGCTACTGTAATTCTTTTTATGACATATGTAGGTACTATACATGAAATTATTTAAAGCAAAATTTATTACAGGTGTGCTGCACCCTCCACAAtataccaccacacatcacctctctccacagtataccaccacacatcaccaccctccacaacattcCACCATGCATTGCTACCCTCCATAATATGCCACCATACATGGCTACCCTCCATAATATGCAATCACACACTACATTCCTCCACTTTATGTCAtacaaccctccacaccaccaccaccacactccacaatgtgccactaccctccacaccaccaccaccacactccacaatgtgccactaccctccacatatCTAAACCATCTGCTGTGTAATGCATTATATTTACTGGAGATAAAATGCTTGGAGAAGAACAGCCTACTGACTATTAGACAACTTGACTTTCTTTCCATCTGGAATATCTTGTGCATCAAATCTATTAAGCTGTTATGACAGACACAGAAACTGTTTAACCCCTAAGCTGATAATGACAAATTTATGCCACCTGGGAAAATGCCACTTGACAAAAATTTGTGCCAAAATTCTAGGGCCTCCAAAATGGTCCTGACTGGACTAGTTAAAACAgtggcccatggcctggtaggcaacactctcAATTCACAccctgagtgtccgtggttcgatccccagcaaaggtgaaaacattgggcatgtttccttacacctgttgtcccactCATTTAGCAAGCAAATaggttagtcaactggtgtgggtcacatcctgggagacaagactgaggacccccCAATGGAAAAAAGGCAGTCGCTC
Above is a window of Cherax quadricarinatus isolate ZL_2023a chromosome 24, ASM3850222v1, whole genome shotgun sequence DNA encoding:
- the LOC128690935 gene encoding optic atrophy 3 protein homolog isoform X2 translates to MAVFPLAKLGTLVIKQVSKPLASIAKNRAKNSHFFRTYVLMPPAQFYHWCEVRMKMYVMNLGRTGQSSTIPRLSEEAAIELGANLLGEGVIFGIAVAILAYEVSRQKEKEKKKEEAEQAFINNLETRINELTFSSEELDTKVRELTRLSYALQSQLKTKEAKTSPSSNRKSAEVLRSNSQIGSSSGAIIAALIDARSRIIEEIPRSTFPG
- the LOC128690935 gene encoding optic atrophy 3 protein homolog isoform X1, translating into MAPVFPLAKLAFLFVKQVARPLSSSIRRKAVRSHFFKEKLCLPPARFYHWCEVRMKMYVMNLGRTGQSSTIPRLSEEAAIELGANLLGEGVIFGIAVAILAYEVSRQKEKEKKKEEAEQAFINNLETRINELTFSSEELDTKVRELTRLSYALQSQLKTKEAKTSPSSNRKSAEVLRSNSQIGSSSGAIIAALIDARSRIIEEIPRSTFPG
- the LOC128690935 gene encoding optic atrophy 3 protein homolog isoform X3, whose amino-acid sequence is MAPVFPLAKLAFLFVKQVARPLSSSIRRKAVRSHFFKEKLCLPPARFYHWCEVRMKMYVMNLGRTGQSSTIPRLSEEAAIELGANLLGEGVIFGIAVAILAYEVSRQKEKEKKKEEAEQAFINNLETRINELTFSSEELDTKVRELTRLSYALQSQLKTKEVPAQ